The region GGTATATGCCATATTGTAGGCATGCTCTTCTTATTTTTCTTCATAGGTCAATTATTGACTAACTGATCTAGATCGTTTTCGGTTCAGAAATTTAGGCGAAATTGTTAATTTTAGGATAGGCTCTTAGCCCAGTCTAGTAACCGAGCGCTAGCACTCGAGTAAAAGTACGGGCTTACCAGCGTGATAGCACATGCTATTCATTAAGACATTTTTCATATTGTCTAGTAGATTATTCATGAATTATCAAACTGCTTTAGTTGCAAGTTTTACTTGTTTCGAAATATATTTTGCAAGTGGATTTAACAATAATTCTCGTGCCCTCCAGACCTCTATACCAGCTATCTTACCTTTATCATCAAGCTCAACAAATACATCTTCAGCAACATCTATGGTATCCTTGATAGAACCTTCCTTAACTTTGATGTAGAGTATATCCGCATCTTGGTCGTATCTTACTTTTGGCTTATTCTTAACCATCTTCCTGACATCTCCCTCTTCTTAGCTATTTCCTCGTGTTTTGATAACACAAACAACGTTATTATCTTTACTTCCTTACCTATTAAAACATACGATACAAGAAGTGATTTGTTAGGCTTACTTTTCCAAGGTGCTAATGCGATATTACACCCTGTCACAGTGTCATAAAAGACCATAGAAGGTCTTTCAATAGTGAATAGAACATCCGATAATTTGATATTCCTTTCACTAATCCTAAGCTTAGCATGCGTGGTTAGTTTTACCATGGGCTTCCTTTTACCAGTAGCGGTGTTTAAAGAAGATGCATGGCAATCTGCTGCCCTGCAAGCTTATTCTGCTACGCTGTTCTTGATCTCCCGCAGGATCGCTCTTTGCTTTTGCTGAACTGTTACGAGAACTGTGCTTTGTGCGGAACCAGACGCCGCCTTTACTACGGCTTCGGTTACCTGTTATTGTCATCTGACCTGTTATTGTTGTATGCACAGTACTTGCCTTTTCTACTGGCATGAATGCAAACATTCCTGCTACTAATATGGCTGCCATCAACATTGCTGCAATATCCATGCATTTTTAATGTATGACCTATATTATGCTCATTTTACGATCTTCTGAGATCTGTGTAAGGAAAGAAGGCAATCAAGCGGATAAATCACATATGCTGCGTTGAGGGCATTTCTTCGCACTGAAATTCACAAACTAAGGATTTTTCATAAGCTGGTATGGTGAGAAAATATTAATGATATGGGGAGCGATACGTTCCTATCTGTCTAACCCATGTCTTGGCATTTTGTACAACGTAACGCAAGAGCATCTCAGTTGACAAACAGCTAAGAAGTTCGTCAAATGACCATCATAGAAGGTGCATGGTATGCTGCATAGGAGTTTGAACTCTGCTTGATCAAACCACTCTGATTTTTGAACCTGGTTAATGTTGCAAACGCACCAATCGAAACTGTCATTACTGTCAGTGTCACAAACTCTGGCACAACTTGGAAATCTCTTGTTCA is a window of Nitrososphaerales archaeon DNA encoding:
- a CDS encoding DUF4258 domain-containing protein, which translates into the protein MVKLTTHAKLRISERNIKLSDVLFTIERPSMVFYDTVTGCNIALAPWKSKPNKSLLVSYVLIGKEVKIITLFVLSKHEEIAKKREMSGRWLRISQK
- a CDS encoding DUF2283 domain-containing protein, encoding MVKNKPKVRYDQDADILYIKVKEGSIKDTIDVAEDVFVELDDKGKIAGIEVWRARELLLNPLAKYISKQVKLATKAV